CGTCGGCGGTCTCAAGAACCTCCTCGGCGGTGTTACGACCGTGGTCCACCACGATCCGTGGGAGCCTGACTTCGAGCGCGGCTTCCCGCTGAGGCTGGCACGCGTCCGCAGTGTCCATTCGCTGGGTTTCGAGCCGGGGCTCGAAGGTGCGGGTGTCGGGGATCAAAGCCTGCCGCTGTGCATGCATGTGGCGGAGGGCACCACCAGTGATGACGCCGAAGAGGTGCAGGCGCTCGAGCGCCTCGGCCTGCTCGACGAGCGGTTGATCGCGGTTCATGTGGTGGGCGTCGATGCGGACGGTATCGAGCGGCTGCGGTCGGCCGGCGTGGCCATCGTGTGGTGCCCGACGTCGAACGACTTCCTATTCGGGCGAACCGCACGCCACGAGCTCCTCAACGCCGGCGTCGACGTGCTGCTGGGGTCGGACTCGCTCCTCACCGGAGCCGGCACGCTCCTCGACGAGCTTCGAGCCGCGCGCCGGCACGGGGCTCTCGACGAGAAGAGGCTGCTCGAGGGCGTGGGAGCGGTCGCGGCGCGGCGGCTGGGGCTGCCGCCGCCGGTTCTGGACGCGGATGCTCAGGCAGACCTCGTGCACCTCTCGCGTCCCGTCTGGGAGGCGGAGGCCTCGGACGTCGCCCTGGTCGTCGTCGCCGGCGTGCCTCGACTCGGAGACGAGCGCTTCGCCGAGCTGTTTGAGCGGACCGGCGTCGCGGTCGAGCGGCTCGACGTACAGGGCACATGCAAGCTTGTGGCCGCGCCTCTCGCGACGATCTTGGAGCGGGTGCTTGAGGATTGGCCGCAGCTCGGGCCGGCGTTGGGCTTGCGGGCAGAAGCGTGATGGAAAGGGCCGTGGACCGCGTGCGGACCGGGGGGACGTCTTGCGACACTTTCCGACTGCCCGACCCGAGGGATACGATTGAGTCGGGCGACGTCGACGGAAGCGGCTGCACGGGGGCGGACATGATCGAGCACGACCGTAGGTCGAAAGCCGGGGCCCCGTGACCCGTCTCTCCCCTCGACCGATCTCCAAGCACACCGAGGACAGGAGCCTCCCGCTCGTCCCGCGCCTTGATCCCATCACGAGCCTGCCGATCGTGATGCTCGCGCCCCACAGCCGGTGCAATTGCCGCTGCCTGATGTGCGACATCTGGCGGGTGACCACCAAGGAGGAGATCTCGGTCGACGACCTGACGCGCTGGATGTCCGAGTGGCGGGCTCTCGGAGTGGAGCGCGTCGTGCTCACCGGGGGTGAGGCGCTCATGCACTCGGATATCTGGGCGCTCTGCGCGGCGCTTCGGTCGGCCGGCATCGGGATCACGGTGCTGAGCACGGGGTTGCTGCTGAAGGCTCGTGCCGAGGAGCTCGTCCGCTACTCCGACGACGTGGTGGTGAGCCTGGACGGTCCGAGGGAGGTGCACGACCGGATCCGCAACATCCCGCGGGCGTTCGACAAGCTCGCCGCGGGGGTTCACGCGGTGAAGGAAGCGGACGCAGCGGTCCGCGTCTCCGCCCGGTGCACGGTGCAGCGCGCCAACTTCCTCCATCTCCGCGACACAGTACGAGCGGCGCGGGATATAGGGCTCGACGGCGTGAGCTTTCTCGCGGCCGACGTCTCCACCGATGCATTCAACCGGCCGGGCGGTTGGACTCCGGAGCGCGCGGCCGAGGTAGCGCTCGCGGCGGAGGAGCTTCCGCTCCTGGAGAAGGAGCTCGTCGCGCTGGAGCGCGAGTACAGCCAGGACTTCGCTCGCGGCTTCATCGCCGAGAGCCCCGAGAAGCTCCACGGGCGACTGTACGACTATTTCTCGGCGCTCACGGGACAGGGCGACTTTCCGGCGGTGACGTGCAACGCCCCCTGGGTCTCCACCGTGATCGAGACCGACGGGACGGTCAGACCCTGCTTCTTCCACCCCCCGCTCGGCAACATCCACGAAGCCGGGAGCCTGGAGGCGGTGCTCAACGCCCCCGAGGCGATCGCCTGGCGGCGTGGCCTCGACGTGCGCCGCAACGAGATCTGTCGGCGGTGTGTGTGCTCGCTGGCGCTCCGTCAGACGGCCTCGGCGGATGGTGCGTGAGC
This genomic interval from Gemmatimonadota bacterium contains the following:
- a CDS encoding amidohydrolase family protein codes for the protein MLHALRYRLEGPGGFGVGIDAGRLVDPDGGFELSVDLGPGELRPGLINAHDHLHRNHYPRLGSPPYRNAYAWGRDIHDRWSEVIERGRSIDRRDALLVGGLKNLLGGVTTVVHHDPWEPDFERGFPLRLARVRSVHSLGFEPGLEGAGVGDQSLPLCMHVAEGTTSDDAEEVQALERLGLLDERLIAVHVVGVDADGIERLRSAGVAIVWCPTSNDFLFGRTARHELLNAGVDVLLGSDSLLTGAGTLLDELRAARRHGALDEKRLLEGVGAVAARRLGLPPPVLDADAQADLVHLSRPVWEAEASDVALVVVAGVPRLGDERFAELFERTGVAVERLDVQGTCKLVAAPLATILERVLEDWPQLGPALGLRAEA
- a CDS encoding radical SAM protein, with product MLAPHSRCNCRCLMCDIWRVTTKEEISVDDLTRWMSEWRALGVERVVLTGGEALMHSDIWALCAALRSAGIGITVLSTGLLLKARAEELVRYSDDVVVSLDGPREVHDRIRNIPRAFDKLAAGVHAVKEADAAVRVSARCTVQRANFLHLRDTVRAARDIGLDGVSFLAADVSTDAFNRPGGWTPERAAEVALAAEELPLLEKELVALEREYSQDFARGFIAESPEKLHGRLYDYFSALTGQGDFPAVTCNAPWVSTVIETDGTVRPCFFHPPLGNIHEAGSLEAVLNAPEAIAWRRGLDVRRNEICRRCVCSLALRQTASADGA